One Sphingomonas sp. LHG3406-1 genomic window carries:
- a CDS encoding peptidoglycan DD-metalloendopeptidase family protein: MSGRALSVFGNAVVFAVLAFGAWLWWRNVTSTADPPPAAVAMLSETAGRAGIDPAAGAPRVASRLPPGSLTFAASGLVVPVAGIEAPDLVDTYTQSRGGGSRIHNAIDIMASRGTPVVSASDGLVEKLYFSRGGGGITAYVRSLDGLWLHYYAHLDSYAPGLREGQRIRRGDQIGTVGISGNASPSGPHLHYAIYRMRPGERWWQGAPINPYPLLAGKTASR, translated from the coding sequence ATGAGCGGACGAGCGCTGAGCGTGTTCGGCAATGCGGTGGTGTTCGCCGTGCTGGCGTTCGGCGCCTGGCTCTGGTGGCGCAATGTCACTTCGACGGCCGACCCGCCGCCGGCGGCGGTGGCCATGCTGTCGGAGACGGCGGGAAGGGCCGGGATCGACCCCGCCGCCGGTGCACCGCGGGTGGCATCACGGCTTCCGCCGGGGTCGCTGACCTTCGCCGCGTCGGGGCTCGTGGTCCCCGTCGCGGGGATCGAGGCTCCCGACCTCGTCGACACCTACACTCAGAGTCGCGGTGGCGGCAGCCGCATCCACAATGCGATCGACATCATGGCTTCGCGCGGGACGCCGGTGGTGTCGGCCAGTGACGGCTTGGTCGAGAAGCTTTATTTCTCCCGGGGCGGCGGCGGGATCACGGCCTATGTCCGCTCGCTGGACGGCCTCTGGCTCCATTATTACGCTCACCTCGATTCTTATGCGCCGGGCCTGAGGGAGGGGCAGCGAATCCGTCGTGGCGACCAGATCGGAACGGTCGGGATCAGCGGCAACGCCAGCCCGTCTGGCCCGCACCTCCACTATGCCATCTACCGGATGCGTCCGGGTGAGCGCTGGTGGCAGGGAGCGCCAATCAACCCTTACCCCCTGCTTGCCGGAAAGACGGCCAGCCGCTAG
- a CDS encoding HAD family phosphatase, with the protein MLKAILFDIDGTLVDSNNYHVLAWAEALHAAGHDFRLRDLHDQIGKGGDNYVKALLPEIGEEKAQALRDAHSRLFKQHYFRRLKPFPHARDLLSRCKDQGLKVMLASSASGEELDHHLDVLDARDLVDGFTSADDVGCSKPCPEVFITASAKAGVAPAEAMVVGDTPWDVEAANAAGIATVAVRSGLFSDPTLAGAIAIYDDVADLLARFDDSPLNRA; encoded by the coding sequence ATGCTTAAGGCCATTCTCTTCGACATCGACGGCACGCTGGTCGACAGCAACAACTACCATGTGCTGGCCTGGGCGGAGGCGCTTCACGCCGCCGGCCACGATTTTCGCCTCCGCGACCTGCACGACCAGATCGGCAAGGGTGGGGACAATTACGTCAAGGCGCTCCTGCCCGAAATCGGCGAGGAGAAAGCACAGGCGCTGCGCGACGCGCATTCGCGGCTGTTCAAGCAGCACTACTTTCGCCGGCTGAAGCCCTTCCCCCATGCCCGCGACCTCCTCAGCCGGTGCAAGGACCAGGGGCTGAAGGTGATGCTCGCCTCGTCGGCCAGCGGCGAAGAGCTCGATCATCATCTCGACGTGCTGGACGCGCGCGATCTCGTCGACGGCTTCACCAGCGCGGACGACGTCGGCTGCTCCAAGCCCTGCCCGGAGGTGTTCATCACCGCTTCCGCCAAGGCGGGGGTGGCGCCGGCCGAAGCCATGGTGGTCGGCGACACGCCGTGGGACGTCGAAGCGGCAAACGCGGCTGGCATCGCCACCGTGGCCGTGCGCTCCGGCCTCTTCTCGGACCCGACGCTGGCCGGTGCCATCGCCATCTACGACGATGTCGCGGACCTGCTCGCCCGCTTCGACGACAGCCCGCTCAACCGCGCTTGA
- a CDS encoding fructose bisphosphate aldolase translates to MQFNDMREKIAAGQGFIAALDQSGGSTPKALKGYGVEEDAYSGEEEMFGLIHQMRSRIITSPCFSGEKVIGAILFERTMDGEVDGKPTPAALTERGIVPFIKIDKGLEDERDGVQLMKPMPELDALLTRAKDLGVFGTKERSVINLANEAGIAAVVAQQFEVATQVLRHGLVPIIEPEVNIKSADRDACDRLLRDEILRHLDRLPEGSEVMLKLSIPAEAGLFQPLIDHPRVLRVVALSGGFSRVDACAQLAQNPGMIASFSRALLSDLRHQQSDEEFDKTLGTAIDEIHAASVA, encoded by the coding sequence ATGCAGTTCAACGACATGCGCGAGAAGATCGCAGCCGGACAGGGGTTCATCGCCGCCCTCGACCAGTCGGGCGGCTCCACCCCCAAGGCGCTCAAGGGCTATGGGGTCGAGGAAGACGCCTATTCGGGTGAGGAGGAGATGTTCGGCCTCATCCACCAGATGCGCAGCCGGATCATCACCTCGCCCTGCTTCTCGGGCGAGAAGGTGATTGGTGCCATTCTGTTCGAGCGCACGATGGACGGCGAGGTCGACGGGAAGCCGACCCCGGCCGCGCTGACCGAGCGCGGGATCGTCCCTTTCATCAAGATCGACAAGGGCCTCGAGGACGAGCGTGACGGCGTCCAGCTGATGAAGCCGATGCCGGAGCTCGACGCCTTGCTCACCCGCGCCAAGGATCTCGGCGTGTTCGGGACCAAGGAACGCTCGGTCATCAATCTCGCCAACGAGGCGGGCATCGCGGCGGTGGTCGCCCAGCAGTTTGAGGTCGCGACCCAGGTGCTCCGCCACGGCCTCGTTCCGATCATCGAGCCGGAAGTGAACATCAAGAGCGCCGATCGCGACGCCTGCGACCGGCTGCTTCGTGACGAGATCCTCCGCCATCTCGATCGCCTGCCGGAAGGCAGCGAGGTCATGCTCAAGCTGTCCATCCCTGCAGAAGCCGGCCTGTTCCAGCCGCTGATCGATCATCCGCGCGTGCTTCGCGTCGTGGCGCTGTCGGGCGGCTTCAGCCGGGTTGATGCCTGCGCGCAGCTTGCGCAGAACCCCGGCATGATCGCGAGCTTCAGCCGCGCGCTCCTGTCGGACCTGCGCCACCAGCAGTCTGACGAGGAGTTCGACAAGACGCTCGGCACCGCCATCGACGAGATCCACGCCGCCTCGGTGGCCTGA
- a CDS encoding transcriptional regulator → MSNAVLEFGGFRLEAAERRLSRDGAAVEVSQRYLDALLLLARHPGELITKDRFMDEVWRGVPVTDEALTQCIRSLRKALRDEAARPKFIETVPKHGYRFVAAVREVGGPDAAAVAGGGNDMSGVEATTIPAALPQATSTHPALGGLNANPSSNPPSAPAEVLLLAGAGLAGGGAAGLIGGIGYGLLAATDPPAGTGAISILLVMTCVCLLVGLLAGVGVGLGIAAGRLVGPGRLFPLMLGGAIGGLVVGSFGRLIGLDAFSLLIGSRPLAITGGSEGLLIGALAGAAFWRVEQERDALPPQLAAVGGLIGAVAGLLVTIGGGKMMAGSLAGLAAAHPEAPLGRLLGDLSPLLLTAAGAIEGAIFIAALALSFSLVLRSRRAS, encoded by the coding sequence ATGAGCAATGCGGTGCTGGAGTTCGGCGGCTTCCGCCTGGAAGCTGCGGAACGGCGTCTGAGCCGTGACGGGGCGGCGGTCGAGGTCAGCCAGCGCTACCTCGATGCCTTGCTCCTGCTGGCGCGGCATCCGGGCGAGCTGATCACCAAGGACCGTTTCATGGATGAGGTCTGGCGCGGGGTGCCGGTCACCGACGAAGCACTCACCCAGTGCATCCGCTCGCTCCGCAAGGCCCTTCGTGACGAAGCCGCGCGTCCGAAGTTCATCGAGACGGTGCCCAAGCACGGCTATCGGTTCGTGGCGGCGGTACGGGAGGTGGGGGGTCCTGATGCTGCAGCGGTGGCGGGCGGCGGGAACGATATGAGCGGGGTCGAAGCCACCACTATCCCCGCGGCTCTCCCGCAAGCAACATCAACTCACCCGGCACTTGGCGGCCTGAACGCCAACCCGTCTTCGAACCCACCCTCCGCCCCAGCCGAGGTGCTGCTTCTTGCCGGGGCCGGGCTGGCAGGCGGGGGAGCGGCGGGGCTGATCGGGGGAATTGGCTATGGCCTGCTCGCCGCGACCGATCCGCCTGCCGGGACCGGCGCCATCTCGATCCTGCTCGTGATGACCTGCGTCTGCCTGCTGGTCGGGCTGCTTGCAGGCGTCGGCGTGGGGTTGGGCATTGCCGCCGGCAGGCTGGTCGGGCCGGGGCGCCTGTTCCCGCTGATGCTGGGCGGGGCCATCGGTGGGTTGGTGGTCGGCTCGTTCGGGCGGCTGATCGGGCTTGATGCCTTTTCCCTGCTGATCGGCAGCCGTCCGCTGGCAATCACAGGCGGGAGCGAGGGGCTGCTGATCGGCGCACTTGCCGGCGCCGCCTTCTGGCGGGTGGAGCAGGAGCGGGACGCGCTACCCCCGCAACTGGCAGCGGTTGGTGGGCTCATCGGAGCGGTCGCGGGCCTGCTGGTCACGATCGGCGGTGGCAAGATGATGGCGGGAAGCCTCGCCGGCCTCGCCGCCGCGCATCCCGAAGCACCGCTCGGCCGCCTGCTTGGCGATCTGTCGCCGCTGCTGCTTACGGCGGCGGGCGCGATCGAGGGGGCGATCTTCATCGCCGCCCTCGCGCTCTCCTTCAGCCTCGTGCTGCGGAGCCGCCGCGCAAGCTGA
- the pgk gene encoding phosphoglycerate kinase, with translation MPKFQSLDDLPTELTGKRVLVRVDLNVPMQDGAVSDATRLQAALPTMLELSDRGAVVLLLSHFGRPKGQNRPDMSTALLVKPLTDLTGRSVRFVEDCAGEYAARAVSTMTPGSIAVLENTRFHGGEEKNDPNLSRSIAALGDYYVNDAFSAAHRAHSSTEGVAHLLPSFAGRAMEAELKALEAALGSPERPVAAVVGGAKVSSKLAVLGHLVGKVDHLIIGGGMANTFLAARGVKVGRSLCEHDLTGEAEAILDAADRANCTVHLPYDVVVAKEFAANPPSLRTCNVHEVAEDEMILDVGPAAVEALGDALKTCRTLVWNGPLGAFETPPFDTATVALARIAAALTQDGSLVSVAGGGDTVAALNHAGVAADFTFVSTAGGAFLEWMEGRTLPGVAALQQQ, from the coding sequence TTGCCCAAGTTCCAATCTCTCGACGACCTCCCCACCGAACTCACCGGCAAGCGCGTCCTCGTTCGCGTTGACCTGAACGTGCCCATGCAGGACGGGGCCGTGTCCGACGCCACCCGGCTGCAGGCCGCGCTCCCGACCATGCTCGAGCTGTCGGACCGCGGCGCCGTGGTCTTGCTGCTGAGCCATTTCGGCCGGCCGAAGGGGCAGAACCGCCCGGACATGTCGACCGCACTGCTGGTCAAGCCGCTGACCGACCTCACCGGACGTTCGGTGCGCTTCGTCGAGGATTGCGCGGGCGAATATGCGGCGCGTGCGGTCTCGACCATGACCCCTGGGTCGATCGCGGTGCTGGAGAACACGCGTTTCCATGGCGGCGAAGAGAAGAACGATCCCAATCTCAGCCGGAGCATCGCCGCGCTTGGGGACTATTACGTCAACGACGCCTTTTCGGCCGCGCATCGCGCCCATTCGTCGACCGAAGGCGTAGCGCACTTGCTGCCAAGCTTTGCAGGCCGGGCGATGGAAGCGGAGCTGAAGGCGCTTGAAGCCGCCCTTGGCAGCCCCGAACGGCCGGTCGCAGCCGTCGTCGGCGGGGCCAAGGTTTCCTCCAAGCTTGCCGTACTCGGCCATCTGGTCGGCAAGGTCGACCATTTGATCATCGGCGGCGGCATGGCCAACACCTTCCTTGCCGCACGCGGGGTCAAGGTCGGAAGATCGCTGTGCGAGCATGACCTGACCGGCGAGGCCGAAGCCATCCTCGACGCCGCCGATCGAGCGAACTGCACCGTCCACCTGCCCTATGACGTAGTGGTCGCGAAGGAGTTCGCCGCCAACCCGCCAAGCCTGCGCACCTGCAACGTCCACGAAGTCGCCGAGGACGAGATGATCCTCGATGTCGGCCCGGCGGCAGTCGAAGCGCTCGGCGACGCCCTGAAGACCTGCCGGACCCTCGTCTGGAACGGGCCCCTCGGCGCTTTCGAGACCCCGCCCTTCGACACGGCCACGGTGGCGCTCGCCCGCATTGCTGCTGCGCTGACGCAGGACGGCAGCCTGGTTTCGGTCGCCGGCGGAGGCGACACCGTCGCCGCGCTCAACCATGCCGGCGTCGCCGCCGACTTCACCTTCGTTTCTACCGCCGGGGGGGCTTTTCTGGAGTGGATGGAAGGCCGCACGCTGCCCGGCGTGGCGGCGCTCCAGCAGCAATAA
- the thiE gene encoding thiamine phosphate synthase codes for MDDEELELSITGFADRFDAQGRGDAMLYLVSPQEVGGDFPDRLRAALAAGPVSAFQLRVKGMDQHALAKLAEPLQRICADAEVAFIVNDDMSLAKRIGADGVHLGQKDGDPREARALLGPAAQIGVTCHDSRHLAMEAGEAGADYVAFGAFFPTTTKEVRHVPELDILGWWATLFEIPCVAIGGITPANGGPLVKAGADFLAVCSAVWDAADPAAAVAAFAPVLKRG; via the coding sequence ATGGACGATGAGGAACTAGAGCTTTCCATTACCGGCTTCGCCGACCGGTTCGACGCGCAGGGCAGGGGCGATGCCATGCTCTACCTGGTCAGCCCGCAGGAGGTCGGCGGCGATTTCCCCGACCGGCTGCGGGCGGCGCTTGCTGCCGGACCGGTCTCGGCCTTCCAGCTGCGGGTGAAGGGCATGGACCAGCATGCGCTGGCCAAGCTGGCCGAGCCGCTGCAGCGTATCTGCGCCGACGCTGAGGTCGCCTTCATCGTCAACGACGACATGAGCCTTGCCAAGAGGATCGGCGCCGACGGCGTCCACCTCGGGCAGAAGGACGGCGACCCGCGGGAGGCGCGTGCCCTGCTCGGTCCGGCGGCCCAGATCGGGGTCACCTGCCACGACAGCCGGCACCTCGCCATGGAAGCGGGCGAAGCCGGTGCCGACTATGTCGCTTTCGGGGCCTTCTTCCCGACCACGACCAAGGAGGTGCGGCACGTGCCCGAGCTCGACATCCTCGGCTGGTGGGCGACCCTGTTCGAGATCCCCTGCGTGGCGATCGGCGGGATCACGCCCGCCAACGGCGGCCCGCTGGTGAAGGCGGGCGCCGACTTCCTCGCCGTCTGCAGCGCGGTGTGGGACGCCGCCGATCCCGCCGCGGCCGTCGCTGCCTTCGCGCCGGTGCTCAAGCGCGGTTGA
- a CDS encoding L,D-transpeptidase → MAHNHEADAAVAKAGQSGPTQAMQERAAWVAPGTPGSPIDGQVFHAQVLLDIAGFPSGVIDGKKGTVFGQAVRGFQQSRGLPVTGELDGATRAALLQLERPSTRMLQLTENDVGGPFVLPFPEEAADQAKLDGLHYRNMLEKLAERFHTTPQTIVALNGPDKLIGTGQTLRLPNVLPSARDYSGAIDDKQQRLLSFFNVDPNQPSGDFIVVDKSEGVMRVYEGEVPTSNKLGDDAGKLVAQFPVTMGSAQYPLPIGRWKVTTYAFEPPFNYQPELLQGTDEDDTQQMLPPGPNGPVGVAWLDLTKEHYGIHGTDSPSTIGRAESSGCIRLSNWDVMRLSRIMKPGFTAIFQA, encoded by the coding sequence ATGGCCCACAATCACGAGGCCGATGCCGCCGTCGCCAAGGCAGGTCAGTCGGGGCCGACGCAAGCCATGCAGGAACGGGCCGCCTGGGTGGCCCCGGGGACACCCGGTTCGCCGATCGACGGGCAGGTCTTCCACGCCCAGGTGCTACTCGACATCGCCGGCTTCCCGAGCGGGGTCATCGATGGCAAGAAAGGCACGGTGTTCGGACAGGCCGTCCGCGGCTTCCAGCAGAGTCGCGGCCTTCCGGTCACCGGCGAACTCGATGGAGCGACCCGCGCCGCCCTCCTTCAGCTTGAACGACCTTCGACCCGGATGCTCCAGCTGACCGAGAACGACGTCGGCGGTCCGTTCGTCCTTCCCTTCCCCGAGGAAGCCGCCGATCAGGCCAAGCTCGACGGGCTCCATTATCGCAACATGCTGGAAAAGCTGGCCGAGCGCTTCCACACGACGCCGCAGACGATCGTTGCCTTGAATGGCCCCGACAAGTTGATCGGCACCGGCCAGACACTGCGCCTGCCCAACGTCCTTCCCTCAGCCCGCGACTATTCCGGCGCGATCGACGACAAGCAGCAGCGCCTGCTCAGCTTCTTCAACGTCGATCCCAATCAGCCGAGCGGCGACTTCATCGTGGTCGACAAGAGCGAAGGCGTGATGCGCGTCTATGAGGGCGAAGTGCCGACGTCCAACAAGCTCGGCGACGATGCTGGCAAGCTGGTTGCACAATTTCCCGTTACCATGGGGTCGGCCCAATATCCGCTTCCGATCGGCCGCTGGAAGGTGACCACCTACGCTTTCGAGCCGCCCTTCAACTATCAGCCCGAGTTGCTTCAGGGAACCGACGAGGACGACACGCAGCAGATGCTTCCGCCGGGTCCCAACGGACCTGTCGGCGTGGCCTGGCTCGACCTGACCAAGGAGCATTACGGCATTCACGGCACCGACAGCCCGTCGACCATCGGCCGGGCCGAAAGCTCGGGCTGCATCCGCTTGTCGAACTGGGACGTGATGCGTCTCAGCCGGATCATGAAGCCGGGCTTCACCGCCATCTTCCAGGCCTGA
- a CDS encoding outer membrane beta-barrel protein produces MRTLIVSAIALAAATPAAAQTATGSTNNFDGARIEARIGWETPTVSGDGDVYKLGSAVSYGAEVGYDLAISPTVTVGPYASWEQSSVELEDDFSSVSIKVGRNYQLGGRVGFGLGNINLYGKVGYSNIKLSLEGAGADDYSDTKGGIGGGLGVEGNMGKNAYWGIEGNYSDFGKFEGINLQRRQLAGKVGFRF; encoded by the coding sequence ATGCGTACTCTCATCGTGAGCGCGATCGCGCTCGCGGCGGCGACTCCTGCCGCCGCCCAGACTGCCACCGGCAGCACCAACAATTTCGACGGCGCCCGCATCGAGGCTCGCATCGGCTGGGAAACCCCGACCGTCAGCGGCGACGGCGACGTCTACAAGCTCGGTTCGGCCGTCAGCTACGGCGCCGAAGTCGGCTATGACCTGGCGATTTCGCCGACCGTCACCGTCGGCCCCTACGCCAGCTGGGAGCAGAGCTCGGTCGAGCTGGAAGACGATTTCTCGTCCGTCTCGATCAAGGTCGGCCGCAACTATCAGCTCGGTGGCCGGGTCGGCTTCGGTCTCGGCAACATCAACCTCTATGGCAAGGTCGGCTATTCGAACATCAAGCTGAGCCTCGAGGGCGCCGGCGCCGACGACTACAGCGACACCAAGGGTGGCATCGGCGGCGGCCTCGGCGTCGAGGGCAACATGGGCAAGAACGCCTATTGGGGCATCGAGGGCAACTACTCGGACTTCGGCAAGTTCGAGGGCATCAACCTGCAGCGCCGCCAGCTGGCGGGCAAGGTCGGCTTCCGCTTCTAA
- the tkt gene encoding transketolase, with protein sequence MQPTQRRLANAIRALAMDAVEAANSGHPGMPMGMADAATALFTRVMKYDPADPRWPDRDRFVLSAGHGSMLIYALLHLTGYERPTMEDIKRFRQLHSPCAGHPENFELAGIETTTGPLGQGLATAVGMAIAERHLNAVYGDDLVDHRTYVIAGDGCLMEGINHEAVGLAGHLKLGRLIVLWDDNKITIDGSTDLSRSEDVMARHAASGWQTIECDGLDAGKVAQALEKANADPRPTLIRCRTVIGYGAPNKQGTSATHGAALGKAEVEAARKELGLEPREFTIPADVRDAWLKAGGRGAAERAAWEQRLAKSGKADEFRRRMAGEVDGRWLQPYLDELLKSPPTVATRKASEMALEVINTAVPATIGGSADLTGSNNTKTKSTGPLTAEDYAGRYVYYGIREFGMAAAMNGMALHGGVIPYGGTFLVFSDYCRAAIRLSALQNARVVYVMTHDSIGLGEDGPTHQPVEHVMSLRLMPNLEVWRPADAVETAECWAEALKQDGPSVLCLSRQNLKPIRAEASADNLSARGGYVVRDAVDPKVILIATGSEVEIALEAAERLNGEGVAARVVSLPNWRRFEAQDDGYREQVLPDVPPEKILRVSIEAGTTFGWERLTMARGLRFGLDGFGASAPAKDLYDHFGLTADKIVPQVLERLKELGGGASASAGNEGASAAGAASLAEAEAHPS encoded by the coding sequence ATGCAGCCGACCCAGCGCCGTCTCGCCAATGCCATCCGGGCCTTGGCCATGGACGCGGTCGAGGCCGCAAATTCGGGCCATCCCGGCATGCCGATGGGCATGGCCGACGCGGCGACCGCCCTGTTCACCCGAGTGATGAAGTACGATCCGGCGGATCCCAGGTGGCCGGACCGCGACCGCTTCGTGCTGTCGGCCGGTCACGGATCGATGCTCATCTACGCGCTGCTCCATCTGACCGGCTACGAACGGCCGACGATGGAGGACATCAAGCGCTTCCGTCAGCTGCACAGCCCCTGCGCCGGCCACCCCGAGAACTTCGAGCTGGCGGGCATCGAGACCACCACCGGTCCTCTGGGCCAGGGCCTTGCCACCGCCGTCGGCATGGCAATCGCCGAGCGCCACCTCAATGCTGTCTACGGTGACGACCTCGTTGATCACCGCACCTATGTGATTGCGGGCGACGGCTGCCTTATGGAAGGCATCAACCACGAGGCGGTCGGTCTTGCCGGCCATCTCAAGCTCGGCCGGCTGATCGTCCTGTGGGACGACAACAAGATCACCATCGACGGCTCGACCGACCTTAGCCGCTCCGAAGACGTCATGGCCCGCCATGCGGCGAGCGGATGGCAGACGATCGAATGTGACGGCCTCGACGCCGGCAAGGTCGCGCAGGCGCTGGAGAAGGCCAATGCCGACCCGCGCCCGACCCTGATCCGCTGCAGGACGGTGATCGGCTATGGCGCACCCAACAAGCAGGGCACATCCGCGACCCACGGCGCGGCCCTCGGCAAGGCCGAGGTCGAGGCCGCTCGCAAGGAACTAGGGCTCGAGCCGCGGGAATTCACCATTCCCGCCGACGTGCGCGACGCCTGGTTGAAGGCTGGCGGTCGCGGCGCTGCCGAACGCGCGGCTTGGGAACAGCGTCTGGCGAAGAGCGGCAAGGCCGACGAATTCCGTCGCCGCATGGCCGGCGAGGTCGATGGCCGCTGGCTCCAGCCCTACCTCGACGAACTATTGAAGAGCCCGCCGACCGTCGCCACCCGCAAGGCGTCGGAGATGGCGCTGGAGGTGATCAATACGGCGGTGCCGGCAACCATCGGCGGTTCGGCCGACCTCACCGGTTCCAACAACACCAAGACCAAGTCGACCGGTCCGCTGACGGCCGAGGATTATGCCGGACGCTATGTCTACTACGGCATCCGCGAATTCGGCATGGCCGCGGCGATGAACGGCATGGCGCTGCATGGCGGCGTCATTCCCTATGGCGGCACCTTCCTCGTCTTCTCCGACTATTGCCGCGCGGCCATCCGCCTGTCGGCGCTGCAGAATGCCCGGGTCGTCTATGTCATGACCCACGACAGCATCGGCCTCGGCGAGGACGGCCCGACCCACCAGCCGGTCGAACATGTCATGAGCCTGCGCCTGATGCCGAACCTCGAGGTATGGCGGCCGGCCGACGCGGTCGAGACGGCGGAATGCTGGGCCGAGGCGCTGAAGCAGGACGGACCGTCGGTGCTGTGCCTGTCGCGCCAGAATCTGAAGCCGATCCGCGCTGAAGCATCCGCCGACAATCTCAGCGCGCGCGGCGGCTATGTCGTGCGGGATGCGGTAGACCCGAAGGTCATTCTCATCGCCACCGGGTCCGAAGTGGAAATCGCCCTTGAGGCGGCCGAGCGGCTGAATGGGGAGGGCGTCGCGGCACGGGTCGTCAGCCTGCCCAACTGGCGTCGCTTCGAGGCGCAGGACGATGGCTATCGTGAGCAGGTGCTGCCGGACGTCCCGCCGGAGAAGATCCTGCGCGTCTCGATCGAGGCCGGCACGACCTTCGGCTGGGAGCGGCTGACCATGGCCCGCGGCCTCCGCTTCGGTCTCGACGGCTTCGGCGCGAGCGCGCCCGCCAAGGACCTCTACGACCATTTCGGCCTGACCGCCGACAAGATCGTGCCGCAGGTGTTGGAGCGCCTCAAGGAACTTGGCGGCGGCGCAAGCGCTTCGGCTGGCAATGAGGGCGCATCCGCGGCCGGCGCCGCCTCGCTTGCCGAGGCAGAGGCGCACCCGAGTTAG
- a CDS encoding cell division protein ZapA, with translation MAEVDITIAGRHYRVACRDGEEDNLRHAAQLVDGKSREALAGLGALSEGRTLLFASLLLADQLIEKNGVMPPPPPLPPDPQVVRRVDALAERLERLAAHLEKEVASA, from the coding sequence ATGGCGGAAGTCGACATCACCATCGCCGGACGCCACTATCGCGTGGCCTGCCGCGACGGCGAGGAGGATAACCTCCGCCATGCCGCACAGCTGGTCGACGGCAAGAGCCGCGAGGCCCTGGCCGGATTGGGTGCACTGTCGGAGGGCCGGACCCTGCTGTTCGCCTCGCTCCTGCTGGCCGACCAGCTGATCGAGAAGAATGGCGTCATGCCGCCGCCCCCGCCGCTTCCGCCCGACCCGCAGGTCGTGCGCCGGGTGGACGCGCTGGCCGAGCGCCTCGAAAGGCTCGCCGCTCACCTTGAGAAAGAGGTCGCAAGCGCCTAA
- the gap gene encoding type I glyceraldehyde-3-phosphate dehydrogenase encodes MTKVAINGFGRIGRLVARAILERPDCGLELVAINDLADAKSNAWLFSRDSVHGRFPGDVKAEGDAIIINGKRIAVTAERDPANLPHKEHGVELALECTGFFTSKEGGEKHIAAGARRVLISAPAKGADLTVVYGVNHDKLTAEHRVVSNASCTTNCLAPVAKVLNDAIGIERGLMTTIHAYTNDQKILDQIHSDMRRARAAGMSMIPTTTGAARAVGEVLPELKGKLDGSAIRVPTPNVSMVDLTFTPKRDTTLDEVNGVLKAASESEPLKGILAYTDEPLVSIDLNHNPASSTVDSLETAVLEGKLVRVLSWYDNEWGFSNRMVDTACAMAKLG; translated from the coding sequence ATGACCAAAGTCGCCATCAACGGGTTTGGACGGATCGGCCGTCTGGTCGCGCGGGCCATCCTCGAGCGGCCCGACTGCGGCCTCGAACTGGTCGCCATCAATGACCTTGCCGATGCCAAGTCCAACGCCTGGCTGTTCAGCCGCGACAGCGTCCATGGTCGCTTCCCGGGCGACGTGAAGGCCGAGGGCGATGCGATCATCATCAACGGCAAGCGCATCGCGGTGACCGCCGAGCGCGACCCCGCCAACCTCCCGCACAAGGAGCATGGGGTCGAGCTGGCGCTGGAGTGCACCGGCTTCTTCACCTCCAAGGAAGGCGGCGAGAAGCACATCGCCGCCGGTGCAAGGCGCGTGCTCATCTCCGCCCCGGCGAAGGGCGCGGACCTCACGGTCGTCTACGGCGTCAATCACGACAAGCTCACGGCCGAGCATCGCGTCGTTTCCAACGCCAGCTGCACGACCAACTGTCTGGCGCCTGTCGCCAAGGTGCTGAACGATGCCATCGGCATCGAACGCGGGCTGATGACCACCATCCACGCCTACACCAACGACCAGAAGATCCTGGACCAGATCCATTCCGACATGCGCCGCGCCCGCGCCGCCGGCATGAGCATGATTCCGACCACCACCGGTGCCGCCCGCGCGGTCGGCGAGGTGCTTCCGGAGCTCAAGGGCAAGCTCGACGGCTCGGCCATCCGCGTGCCGACGCCGAACGTCTCGATGGTCGACCTGACCTTCACGCCGAAGCGCGACACCACCCTCGACGAGGTGAACGGCGTGCTCAAGGCAGCCTCGGAGAGCGAGCCGCTGAAGGGGATCCTCGCCTATACGGACGAGCCGCTCGTCTCGATCGACCTCAACCACAATCCGGCCAGCTCGACCGTCGACAGTCTCGAGACGGCGGTGCTGGAAGGCAAGCTGGTCCGCGTGCTCAGCTGGTACGACAATGAGTGGGGCTTTTCGAACCGCATGGTCGATACCGCCTGCGCAATGGCCAAGCTGGGCTAG